In the genome of Lacerta agilis isolate rLacAgi1 chromosome 2, rLacAgi1.pri, whole genome shotgun sequence, one region contains:
- the LOC117041312 gene encoding uncharacterized protein C5orf47 homolog isoform X2 encodes MKARSGLGKGRSRPVVYVNSFGSHRCGNVIRYGGGSHLRYPEASCLSGASPAAALSGKRGSRGAAGLPSGERGSPYFGLKAPGEARAKGVRRGGEEGGETTRPRAKRLVGVKPPPSPREGRSSKAAAAAAANSTGSDGEEEAGGCKETQGDAFEFPPSREVDNHEIRHQKKKSTVWLGVCKVISKMIEENGHFRSRLLSCSELPSEGRDVNGNVQNETSCIDTDEAIFGWV; translated from the exons ATGAAAGCCCGCTCTGGCCTGGGAAAGGGCAGGTCGCGGCCGGTGGTTTATGTGAACAGTTTCGGCAGCCACCGCTGCGGCAACGTGATTCGTTATGGCGGCGGCAGCCACCTGAGGTACCCGGAGGCCTCCTGCCTCTCGGGCGCGTCTCCCGCTGCCGCGCTCTCGGGCAAAAGAGGCTCTCGGGGTGCAGCCGGTCTTCCCTCCGGGGAACGAGGGAGCCCCTACTTCGGGCTTAAAGCCCCTGGCGAGGCGAGAGCGAAAGGCGTCAGGAGAggcggggaggaaggaggagagacgACGAGGCCCAGAGCCAAGAGGCTGGTGGGGGTCAAGCCACCGCCGTCGCCACGCGAAGGGCGGAGCAGcaaggcggcggcggctgcggctGCCAACTCCACAGGCTCTGACGGCGAGGAAGAAGCGG GTGGCTGCAAGGAAACTCAAGGAGATGCGTTTGAATTTCCTCCATCTCGGGAAGTTGATAACCATGAGATCAGGCATCAAAAGAAAAAG TCCACAGTCTGGCTTGGAGTGTGTAAAGTAATTTCTAAAATGATAGAAGAAAATGGACACTTTAGAAGCAGATTGCTGTCCTGTAGCGAACTTCCAAGTGAAG GCAGAGATGTAAATGGGAATGTACAAAATGAGACTTCCTGCATTGACACT GATGAAGCAATTTTTGGATGGGTGTAG
- the LOC117041312 gene encoding uncharacterized protein C5orf47 homolog isoform X1 — MKARSGLGKGRSRPVVYVNSFGSHRCGNVIRYGGGSHLRYPEASCLSGASPAAALSGKRGSRGAAGLPSGERGSPYFGLKAPGEARAKGVRRGGEEGGETTRPRAKRLVGVKPPPSPREGRSSKAAAAAAANSTGSDGEEEAGGCKETQGDAFEFPPSREVDNHEIRHQKKKSTVWLGVCKVISKMIEENGHFRSRLLSCSELPSEDCFR, encoded by the exons ATGAAAGCCCGCTCTGGCCTGGGAAAGGGCAGGTCGCGGCCGGTGGTTTATGTGAACAGTTTCGGCAGCCACCGCTGCGGCAACGTGATTCGTTATGGCGGCGGCAGCCACCTGAGGTACCCGGAGGCCTCCTGCCTCTCGGGCGCGTCTCCCGCTGCCGCGCTCTCGGGCAAAAGAGGCTCTCGGGGTGCAGCCGGTCTTCCCTCCGGGGAACGAGGGAGCCCCTACTTCGGGCTTAAAGCCCCTGGCGAGGCGAGAGCGAAAGGCGTCAGGAGAggcggggaggaaggaggagagacgACGAGGCCCAGAGCCAAGAGGCTGGTGGGGGTCAAGCCACCGCCGTCGCCACGCGAAGGGCGGAGCAGcaaggcggcggcggctgcggctGCCAACTCCACAGGCTCTGACGGCGAGGAAGAAGCGG GTGGCTGCAAGGAAACTCAAGGAGATGCGTTTGAATTTCCTCCATCTCGGGAAGTTGATAACCATGAGATCAGGCATCAAAAGAAAAAG TCCACAGTCTGGCTTGGAGTGTGTAAAGTAATTTCTAAAATGATAGAAGAAAATGGACACTTTAGAAGCAGATTGCTGTCCTGTAGCGAACTTCCAAGTGAAG ATTGCTTCAGATGA